GAGTTCTGACCGAAAATACCGACAACGCCCGACGAGGCGCCGAAGCCGGCGATACGGATGGTGGTCTCTGCGGCGGCAGGAAGTGCGGCCGACAGGGCCAGTGCAGATACGGCTGCAAACTTGGCAAACTTCATGGTGGTCTCCTCCTCATAAACTGTCCCCGTGTCGCTTGTCTATGCTGCCCGAGCAGCGGCACGAGCGACCGGTTCCGAGGAGAGAGCCTCATTTCCATGTCGAATTCCAAATACGGAAAATACCTGCCAGCTAGCTGTTTTTCTTTTACCTTGCGCCACACACCCGCATGACGCACCCGCCTTCATATCTTAATGAAATAGCAAAACCTACCCTTTCGGATAGGATATTCTTCACTGCACTTTGCCGCTGGGTCACATATAGGTTTTTCATCTGATACCGAGACACCAATCGTATTTGCGCCTCGCGCCTGAATTGAAGAACTTGCCTCCAACATTCATCTCGCGTGGGGAGGCGCCAAGATGGGCGAACGCCTTAAGGATAAAGTGGTCTTCGTGACCGGAGCGGGCTCTATCGGGCCGGGTTGGGGTAACGGCAAGGCAGCCGCAGTGCAGTTCGCACGCGAAGGCGCCAAGGTCTTTGCCTCGGATATCAACGCAGACGCCGTTGCCGAAGTCGCAGACATTATTCGCGGCGAAGGCGGCACCGTCGAAAGCATCGTCTGTGACGCCGCAAACAGCGCGTCGGTCGAAGCTGCGGTGAATGCCTGTATGGACGCTTTTGGCCGTATCGACGTGCTCCACAACAACGTCGGCATCATTGATCCGGGTGGTCCCGAGGATCTGACCGAAGCCCAGTGGGATCGCTTGATGAACATCAACGTCAAGTCGATGTACCTCACCTGCCGGTTCATCCTGCCGATCATGGCGGAACAGGGCGGCGGCTCGATCATCAACATCAGCTCGATCGCCTCGACCCATAGCCTCGGCTATTCGTGCATCAGCTATTCGGCGTCCAAGGGCGCCGTGAATGCCTTTACCCGCGACATCGCGCTGAACTACGGTCGCAAGGGTATCCGCTGCAATTCCATCCTGCCGGGTCTGATGAACACCCCGCTCATCCACATGGGCAACGTGACGGACGTCTATGGCTCGACCGAAGAGATGGTCCGCCAGCGCGACGCCCTGATCCCGCTCGGAAAAATGGGCGATGCGTTCGACGTGGCGCACGCAGCGGTGTTCCTTGCCTCGGACGAGGCCAAGCACATCACCGGTATCGAACTCGTCGTCGATGGCGGCATCACCCTGAAAGTGAAGTGAGGACAGCATGAAGCTTTTCGTCAACACCACCTCTCCGTTCGTGCGTCTGGTGCGCCTCGCGATCGAGGAAAAGGGCATCGCGGACCGTATCGAGATCATCAACGTCGATCCGTGGGCTGATCTTGCGGAGTTTATCTCCGCGAACCCTGCGGGCCGCGTCCCGACGCTCGTCACCGATGACGGGGCCGCCATCGCCGAAGCGCACCTGATCCTGCGCTACCTCGAAGAGATCGCGCCGCAGCCGTCGATCTATCCCGCCGAAGGTCTGGCCCAATCGCTCGCCACCGCCGCTCTGGCGCTGGGCGCGACCGAAGCCGCCACCGCTGTCATCATTGGCCGCAAATCCGCACCGAATTTCGACACCGATATGGTCGGCACCAAACGTTTCCGCACGATGACCGACGGACTTGCCCGCCTCGACGCCGCCCTGCCCCGCGACTTCGATGACCGCGCCGATATCGGCAACCTCGCTGCCGTCACCGCGCTCGATTACATCGTGTTCCGCTATACGGATCGCGACTGGCTCGCAGAGCTGCCGAACCTCGCCGCATGGCGCGAGCGCCAGAAGGGCCGCCCGTCCATCGAAAAGACAATGCCTTACATCTAAGGCCACAGAGATCTGGGGACTGTCATGAACTCACAAGCCAACATGCCCACCACCGCACTTGCCCATCTGGACCACTGGATCGACGGGGTGTCCGTCAAACCCGCAGGTGGTCAGTATATCGAAAACATCTGCCCGATGACCGGCGAGCGTTCGGTGAACGTTGCTGCGGGCGGTGAGGCCGATGTGGTGCGCGCCGTGGCCGCCGCCTCTGCCGCTGCCGATAGCTGGCGCCGGTTCAACGCTGCCGAACGTGGCCGCCTGATGCTGGCGCTTGCCGCCAAGATGCGCGCCAACAAGCAGATGCTGGCCGAACTGGAGCGCGCCGATACCGGCAAGCCGATGGCGGGTGCTCTGGCCGAGATCGAAGGCAGTGCACAGTATTTCGAATTCTACGGTAGCCTCGTCTACCTCCCCACAGGTGACGTACTGGATGTTTCTCCCGACCAGCATGTATTCACCAAGCGCGAGCCCTATGGCGTCATTGGCGTGATCACTCCTTGGAACCTGCCGCTCAATCAGGCCGCCCGCGCCATCGCGCCGGCCCTGACGGCGGGGAACACGATCGTCGCCAAACCGTCCGAGATCACCTCGCGCACCACTATCGAAATGGCCCGCATGGCCACCGAAGTCGGCTTCCCCAAGGGCGTGATCAACATCGTCCTCGGCACGGGCCGCGAAGTCGGCGAGGCCATCGTCAGCCATTCGTCCGTCCGCAAGGTCGCCTTTACCGGCTCGGTCGGCGTGGGTCGCGCCATCGGCCGTATTGCAGCCGAACGGATCATCCCGCTGACACTCGAACTCGGCGGCAAGTCGGCCAACATCGTATTCGATGACGCCGACCTCGACACCGCCGCGACCGAAGCCGTAAAGGGCTTCACCCTCAATGCCGGTCAGGTCTGCTCTGCCGGTACCCGCGTTCTGGTGCAGCGTGCGGTCTACGATGCGTTTCTTGAAAAGATCGCCGAGGCCGTGACAGCGGTCGTGCCGGGTGAAACCCTCGGCCCGATCATCACCCCCGCCCAGTTCCAACGCGTCCAGAGCTATTTCGAGGTCGCAGAAGACGATGGCGCGCGGCTCCTGTCGGGCGGCGCGGTGGCCGATGTTGAAGGCTGCAAGGACGGCTTCTACATCCAGCCAACCATCTATGCCGACGTCACCAATGACATGCGCATCGCGCAGGAAGAGGTCTTCGGTCCCGTCGGTGTTGTCATTCCCTTCGACACCGAAGAGGAAGCGATCCGCATCGCCAACGACTGCGATTACGGCCTGATCGGGACCCTTTGGAGCCGCGACATCAGCCGCGCCCTCCGCGTCGCCGACCGCATCGAAGCTGGCCAGATTTTCGTCAACGTCTGGAACACCATGTCCGTCCAGACGCCTTTCGGCGGCCACAAGAACTCCGGCTATGGCCGCGAGAAAGGCATCGAGGCGATCCACCACTATTCACACACCAAAACGGTGACCGTGAAGATCTGACGCACTGTGCCTGAGACTGCGCCAGAATGACTACCGGCCGGAGCGATCCGGCCGGTTTTTTTGTTAGTTGCGGCTTGAGTAATCGACGATCTGGCCAGCGGTATAACCACCGAAGTCGGAACGTTCACCGTCACCGCTTTTCAGCCAGCAGGTCTGCGGGCTCGGTGCGTAAATCCAGCTGTCGCAATCGGAGTTCTGCATACAGGCCAGTTCGCAGTTGTCTGGCGACTGGGCAGGCTTGAAGTAACCGAAACGCGGATCATTGTTCACGGCAGCGAAGGCGTCGCCCATCGGCACGAACGAAGCGTTGCTCGCATAGGTGACGAGGATTTCGCTGTCTTTCATCTGATAGTTTGCAACGCCAGCGCCGGAAATATTGCTGTTTGCAAGGTGTTCTTTCTTCACGCAGACCGCGTCGGTGAGTGTACGGTCATCGTTCGGGAAGTGAGAGCATTTGTAGCCTGGGCCGCCGACCGAACCGGGATAGAATTCATCCGAACCGTTCGAGTTGGTCATGGTGTTGGTGCCTGCCAGACGAATGATCTCCCAGCTGCCCAGAGCACTGCAAGCCACATCACCGACAGCAGTCAGGTCATCACGGGTTCAGCTCGGCTCGGTGCCGATAGCAAGTTCGCGGAAAGTCATCTGGCGATAGCCGTCAGGGCATTCAGCCTCTACGCCGGTGCCACGTTGAATAATAATCTCGGCATCCTGAGCGATGGAAGACGTCGCAAAAGAGACCAGAGCGCACGCGGCAGCGAGCGCCATTTTTAGCTTAACCATAATATTCCTCGTAAATTCACACACTGCGGTTTTCACCTCGAAACCAATGCAACCAGAGGCTTTGATT
Above is a window of Marivivens aquimaris DNA encoding:
- a CDS encoding SDR family NAD(P)-dependent oxidoreductase, with protein sequence MGERLKDKVVFVTGAGSIGPGWGNGKAAAVQFAREGAKVFASDINADAVAEVADIIRGEGGTVESIVCDAANSASVEAAVNACMDAFGRIDVLHNNVGIIDPGGPEDLTEAQWDRLMNINVKSMYLTCRFILPIMAEQGGGSIINISSIASTHSLGYSCISYSASKGAVNAFTRDIALNYGRKGIRCNSILPGLMNTPLIHMGNVTDVYGSTEEMVRQRDALIPLGKMGDAFDVAHAAVFLASDEAKHITGIELVVDGGITLKVK
- a CDS encoding glutathione S-transferase family protein, with the protein product MKLFVNTTSPFVRLVRLAIEEKGIADRIEIINVDPWADLAEFISANPAGRVPTLVTDDGAAIAEAHLILRYLEEIAPQPSIYPAEGLAQSLATAALALGATEAATAVIIGRKSAPNFDTDMVGTKRFRTMTDGLARLDAALPRDFDDRADIGNLAAVTALDYIVFRYTDRDWLAELPNLAAWRERQKGRPSIEKTMPYI
- a CDS encoding aldehyde dehydrogenase family protein — protein: MNSQANMPTTALAHLDHWIDGVSVKPAGGQYIENICPMTGERSVNVAAGGEADVVRAVAAASAAADSWRRFNAAERGRLMLALAAKMRANKQMLAELERADTGKPMAGALAEIEGSAQYFEFYGSLVYLPTGDVLDVSPDQHVFTKREPYGVIGVITPWNLPLNQAARAIAPALTAGNTIVAKPSEITSRTTIEMARMATEVGFPKGVINIVLGTGREVGEAIVSHSSVRKVAFTGSVGVGRAIGRIAAERIIPLTLELGGKSANIVFDDADLDTAATEAVKGFTLNAGQVCSAGTRVLVQRAVYDAFLEKIAEAVTAVVPGETLGPIITPAQFQRVQSYFEVAEDDGARLLSGGAVADVEGCKDGFYIQPTIYADVTNDMRIAQEEVFGPVGVVIPFDTEEEAIRIANDCDYGLIGTLWSRDISRALRVADRIEAGQIFVNVWNTMSVQTPFGGHKNSGYGREKGIEAIHHYSHTKTVTVKI
- a CDS encoding PAN domain-containing protein, with the protein product MACSALGSWEIIRLAGTNTMTNSNGSDEFYPGSVGGPGYKCSHFPNDDRTLTDAVCVKKEHLANSNISGAGVANYQMKDSEILVTYASNASFVPMGDAFAAVNNDPRFGYFKPAQSPDNCELACMQNSDCDSWIYAPSPQTCWLKSGDGERSDFGGYTAGQIVDYSSRN